One Micromonospora eburnea genomic region harbors:
- a CDS encoding PAAR domain-containing protein, which produces MPPAARVGDPTAHPGTVGGPGVPTVLIGEQPAATVGAMHACAFPGTPPHPPSPLLPPGCPTVLIGGQPAARVGDLAGCGAPIVAGCPTVLIGG; this is translated from the coding sequence GTGCCACCAGCCGCTCGCGTCGGCGACCCCACCGCCCATCCGGGGACGGTCGGCGGCCCCGGCGTACCCACCGTCCTCATCGGCGAGCAGCCCGCCGCGACCGTGGGCGCCATGCACGCGTGCGCCTTCCCGGGCACCCCGCCGCACCCGCCGTCTCCCCTGCTGCCGCCCGGATGCCCCACGGTGCTCATCGGCGGCCAGCCGGCCGCCCGCGTCGGCGACCTGGCCGGCTGCGGCGCGCCGATCGTCGCCGGCTGCCCGACCGTGCTGATCGGCGGGTGA
- a CDS encoding GPW/gp25 family protein translates to MATDFVGTGWAFPLRTGPTGGIALVRGDREVVESIRLILGTAPGERPGRPEFGCAIHELAFAPADPSTAGQIAYQVRLALERWEPRIELDDVLVDFADVASGTLHIDIRYRLRQDNDPRNLVFPFYVIPAHDPGAP, encoded by the coding sequence ATGGCCACGGACTTCGTCGGCACCGGCTGGGCGTTCCCGCTGCGTACCGGGCCGACCGGCGGGATCGCCCTGGTGCGCGGGGACCGCGAGGTGGTGGAGAGCATCCGGCTGATCCTCGGTACCGCCCCGGGTGAGCGGCCGGGCCGGCCCGAGTTCGGGTGCGCCATCCACGAGCTGGCGTTCGCGCCCGCCGACCCGTCCACCGCCGGCCAGATCGCCTACCAGGTGCGGCTGGCGCTGGAACGGTGGGAGCCGCGCATCGAGCTGGACGACGTGCTGGTCGACTTCGCCGACGTCGCCAGCGGGACGCTGCACATCGACATCCGCTATCGGCTTCGCCAGGACAACGACCCTCGCAACCTGGTCTTCCCGTTCTACGTCATCCCCGCGCACGACCCCGGAGCCCCGTGA